TGGCCAAAAACGGTGAATCTGCTGTAAACAAGGGACTGGTGAATGAATCAGTGATTGACAGAGCTCTCACGAACAATTTTGCCACCTTAATGAGACTTGGGTTCTTTGATGGTGACCCCAAAAAACAACTCTATGGAAATCTAGGACCAAAAGATGTGTGCACCCCGGAAAACCAGGAGCTTGCCCGTGAGGCTGCTAGGCAAGGAATTGTGTTGCTCAAGAACACTGCAGGATCACTGCCTCTATCCCCTGCTGTCATTAAATCCTTAGCTGTTATTGGACCAAATGCTCAAGCAACTCACACCATGCTTGGCAATTATGAAGGTACTTCAAATCTATCAAAGATGATACTACTATAATGTTTTTTGGCATTTATGCTGCTAATGTGCCACAGATTTGCTTGATCAGTTCATCCTCTGTAATTTGAGTCTCTGAACGGTGAAATACATGTCCAATGCCTTGCTGCTTTATTGATGGCTCTAAGCTAGTATTTGAGGTTATGCATATTATGATCAAACGTCGTAATTCTTGAAGTATCTTCCTGAACCATCTAAGAAATTTGCAGGCGTTCCGTGTAAATATGTGACGCCATTACAGGGTCTATCAGCCTCAGTCTCAACGGTATTCCAGGCAGGATGTTCCGATGTGTCCTGTGCCACTGCTCAAGTGGACGAAGCcaagaaaattgcagcagcaGCTGATGCGGTGGTTCTGGTAATGGGCTCTGATCAATCAATCGAGACGGAGGGCCGAGACAGAGTAAACATCACTCTTCCAGGACAACAGTCGTTGCTAATTTCAGAGGTTGCAAGTGTCTCCAAGGGACCTGTGATCCTGGTTATAATGTCGGGTGGAGGCTGGGATGTACAATTTGCAAAAGATAGCCCCAAAATTACCAGCATTCTCTGGGTTGGTTTCCCCGGGGAAGCAGGTGGAGCTGCAATAGCCGATGTCATATTTGGCCTACATAATCCTAGTAAGTTTTCCAGCAATTTGACCGAATTTTCACTAGTTCATCCAccttattaaaaaattttacagCTGAAATGAgaatttctggtttagtatttgatCAATGAAAGCCAACAACCTAATGTGCAACTCCTCCTTTAGCAAGTGAATCGTACTAACATAGTCCTGCTGCTAGGTGGAAGGCTACCAATGACATGGTATCCCCAATCATATGTTGACAAGGTCAGCATGACAGATATGCACATGAGACCAGACCCTGCCACAGGCTACCCTGGAAGAACATATCGATTTTACAAGGGACAAACTGTTTATTCATTTGGAGATGGATTGGGCTACTCCACATTTACGCACAGCCTAGTTCAGGCACCCAAGGTCGTCTCAGTTCCCCTGGAAGAGGGACATGTTTGTCGTTCGTCGTCGTCGACATGCAAGTCCATTGATGCGGTTGAGCAGAGCTGCAAGAACCTAGGCTTCAATATCCAACTGAGAGTGAGAAATGTGGGGACGATGAGTGGAAGCCATACGGTGTTATTGTTTTCCTCTCCCCCCTCAGTGCACAATGCAGCTCAAAAGCATTTGTTGGGCTTCCAAAAGCTCCATTTGACTCCACAAACAGAAGGCCTGGTGAAATTCAATGTGGACGTTTGCAAGCATTTGAGCATGGTTGATGAGCTAGGGAACAGGAAGGTGGCTGTGGGAGAGCATGTGCTGCATGTAGGAGATTTGAAGCATCCCTTGACTGTGAGGATATAAACGAAATTCCACACGgtgattattttctttttccttttttctttaaagaaagaaagaggaaattGCTACAATATTGAAATCAAAGCCTTGAATAATTTGAGACAAGTGTAAGAAATGTgtattttttctttcactttcGAAAGATGGAAATTCTTGGTTGCATTTGAATTGATAAATTTGGTTGGTTTGGATATTATTAAATCCTTGACTCATGCTAGTCATATCCCTCAAATTGGTTGGATAACTAAGAAAGAGTTTTCCCTCCAGAACATCAGCCCAATCTGTTTAACGTATTTTCTTGGTATCAGACTATCAGTATTGCAGTCCATTTGATCTCATATATGTGGCTTCGATGTTATCCCAATTGATTATTGATTGAGCAGCATAGGCCCAATTGCTTCCAAAgatcttctttcttttgttcatcTGCGTTTCAGTTTATAAGATCTGCGTTTCCTCTGATGGATCCAATCGCGCAAAGTCCACCAAGCACAAATTTTCATCAGCTTATAGTTTTCATCCACCAGATCGCAATAGATTTCTTTTCATCCTGATATGctaattgaaaaaagttaaaaaaataaaataaaattgggtACTCAGTAAAACTAATAGCAACACAGGAAAACAATTTTGACTTTCCTTTTTATGGTTGCATCAATTTGAAAACTAACATTACTAGGCCTCCAAATGCCTATGGAGTAAGCTGATGACATCAGAGGTCACTTTCTTTCAAGGTATCCCAATGCATAATTAACTTCTAATTTGCTGTTAATCATATCCGTCCTATGGTTGTACCTGATTTCCATCACTATTAATTGTTATTTAACAGCCTATTCTATCCGGGTTATGTATACAAGTATTATGGGTTCACATATATTCATCCTCGTAACTTTGTCACTAGCACAGTCTAAGTTACCATATAtggataaaaatataatttaaatttatttttaaaaatttttaaaagagaGAGATCATGAACAAATAAGATTAAAGGAGAGTTAGTTACCAAAATAGGCAAAATCCAAGTATACATTAATTCATTTCAATTAGTCGTGAacctaaaaaagagaaaatagttGATTAAATTAATTGCTTTCAAACATTTATATATACATGCATGCATACATACATATGCAtaattatttatgtatacaaaATCTTTTAAGGTTCGCTACAATCTTGGAATGCAACTCTTTGTTAGTGCATTTTGTGCATAGGGCTACTCACGAATCGAGTCGGATCGCGAGCGACTCGAATACGAGCTCGGTCAATATCGAACTCGAGTCGAGTTTGAGCTCAAGTTTgagttcaaaaatattaaactccCGCTCGCGTgccaaattatatatatatattattttttattttaatagtaaaattacatatatatccctaatattttattatattgttaaaaaattattattttattcatttttaaaaataaaaataattatttttatttttaaaaaataaaataattattatttttttattttaaatttcgaGCTTGACATTTTAAActcgtcgagttcgagtttCATGAAATTAACTGGaggctcgactcgataaggtcaaaactcgactcgactcggatCGTTTGCACTCCCATGCATGTATAATCttttgaaatgaaaaagaaaaatagccaTATTTTATTAAATTCATAGTGCGAAATCTGATATGCTAGTAGATCAATCGTTGCAGATAAGGCTTTTGACGACGTGGTCAAGGTTGAGAACCTATGATTTAGTGCTCCTGGTTCAAGTTTTATTAATAAGTATAATTTTCTCTCAACTAGTAAGTGAGTATTCATTTGACCACTAGCTAATAGGTTAGTCCATATACTACTGAGCTGTGCATATGCTTTTGCTATTGCAGATTTCTTGTAAATATtagtttaaaaatgaaa
This portion of the Coffea arabica cultivar ET-39 chromosome 2e, Coffea Arabica ET-39 HiFi, whole genome shotgun sequence genome encodes:
- the LOC113731706 gene encoding beta-xylosidase/alpha-L-arabinofuranosidase 2-like is translated as MASQYAKHSVLLCFRIVFSCFFLPQIFLFNARLASAQTPAYACASGNYTFCDTSLDVKIRVDDLVKMLTLQEKVANLVDGAAGVSRLGIPKYEWWSEILHGVSNTGPGVHFTSLVPGATSFPQVILTAASFNKSLFEIIGKVVSTEGRAMYNVGLAGLTYWSPNVNIFRDPRWGRGQETPGEDPTLTSNYAAAFVRGLQQRDDGDKDRLKVASCCKHYTAYDLDNWKGIQRYTFNALVTQQDLDDTFQPPFKSCVLDGNVASVMCSYNQVNGKPTCGDPDLLSGIVRGKWNLNGYIVTDCDSLDVIFNNQHYTKTPEETVALTLNAGVDLNCGSFLAKNGESAVNKGLVNESVIDRALTNNFATLMRLGFFDGDPKKQLYGNLGPKDVCTPENQELAREAARQGIVLLKNTAGSLPLSPAVIKSLAVIGPNAQATHTMLGNYEGVPCKYVTPLQGLSASVSTVFQAGCSDVSCATAQVDEAKKIAAAADAVVLVMGSDQSIETEGRDRVNITLPGQQSLLISEVASVSKGPVILVIMSGGGWDVQFAKDSPKITSILWVGFPGEAGGAAIADVIFGLHNPSGRLPMTWYPQSYVDKVSMTDMHMRPDPATGYPGRTYRFYKGQTVYSFGDGLGYSTFTHSLVQAPKVVSVPLEEGHVCRSSSSTCKSIDAVEQSCKNLGFNIQLRVRNVGTMSGSHTVLLFSSPPSVHNAAQKHLLGFQKLHLTPQTEGLVKFNVDVCKHLSMVDELGNRKVAVGEHVLHVGDLKHPLTVRI